The genomic stretch CTGATTATCGTCGCCCTCTTCTTCACTCTCTCCTGGCTGCCCCTCTGGACACTGATGCTGCTGACGGACTATGGCCAGCTGAGCGAGGGCCAGCTCCGCCTTGTCACCGTCTACGTCTTTCCCTTTGCCCACTGGCTGGCCTTCTTCAACAGCAGCGCCAACCCCATCATCTATGGCTACTTCAACGAGAATTTCCGACGGGGCTTCCAGGAGGCCTTCAGAGCCCCCATCTGCTCACTCCACtgccatcaccatcaccaccaccatggGTCCTACACCTCTAGGAGCCATGGGATCTTCTTTGGTGCCCGCAACCGTGTCTTCACGCATGCACGGGCCAGTGATTCACCACCCGCCTCTGAGTCAGGGCCATTGGCACCACGCCGCACCGGTGTCCACGCATGGGACAGCTGAGCAGCCATGGCACCAGGGGCCTGTGGGGTGGGAAACAGGGTGCATCTCCACATcatggaacaggttgtccaaagaagtggtgaatgcaccattcctggcagtgctcaaagccaggctggacagcgccttgggcaacacggtctagtgtgaggcatccctgcaggggggttggaactagattctcttaagatcctttccaacccaaaccattccatgactctatgGGCCGTGAGTCACTGAAATAAAGACGCATCCTGCTGATGCCACATCCCTGCCTtttgctcctctgctttccGCACCCCCACCACGGCAGATTGGGGGTGGAAGGGGGGGGCCACCAGCCAAGTTCCCTGCGGAATGACAGGCCACGGGGAGAACGGGCTGTCCCGTGACATGGAGAATCACGACGTGCTCTATCACGACACTCGCCACGCGACCCCGCGTCCCCCCTGCCACGCCACGCCGAGAACGGCTGCCGCCGGCGGTGCGCGCGCCCGCCCGGCGCGGGGCGGAGCTTGCGCAAAGACCTTGGCGCATGCGCAGTAGCCACCCCCTTGGCCCGGGGGGCGCGGCGCAGCGCGTCTGCGCAGTGCGTGACCGGCGGGCTGCGCGGCAAGCATGGCTGGATACAGCGTGGAGGAGCGTGCCGCGCCTCACAGCTTGGAGTACCGGCTCTTCTTCAGTGAGTCCCCGCCGCCTTCCTtgtccctttccttctcctcgTCCTCCCGGTGTGAGGGTTGGGAGGCGGAGGTGCCCCCCTTCTCAATGTGAGGTGCCCCCCCTCCTCAGTGTGAGGTGCCCCCCCTCCTCAGTGTGAGGTGCCCCCCTCAGGCCGCGCCTGACTCGCCCCCTTTTGCGTTGCAGAGGATGCCGCCGGGTGTTACATCTCCCCCTTCCACGATATCCCCATCTACGCGGATGCCGGCAAGGTAAGGGGAGAGGGACCGGCGCGAAGAGCACTCGGTAGTTCGCGTGGCCTCGTCGGCTTGGGGGCAGTGACAAGAGAGACCGCTGGAGCTCTGGGTGTGAGCATTGGTGTATCGGTGCTCGCTAGGAGGGTGGCCCTGCGAGCCTGGAGTACCTGAGAGAAACTCCCGGTCCGTTGCACTTCCTCTTGGCAGGAGCACCTAACAGAAGCACCGTCAGATCTTGCCAAGACTTTACCTCTCTTTCGGGTAGAATGATGTAAGAGAAGAGAGCAGGTGATCTGATTCTCGTGTTTGTGTCTGAGATAAGAGTGGTTGTCTCGAATTTGCCCATGAGGCCACGTGAAAGGGTTTTGGGTTAAAAGAATCAGTTTTCTCTTTAGCTAAATATCTACATCCACGCCCATGGATGATATTTCAGGCTTGGGTTTTGACTGCAGTAAAGCCACTTTATAATCGGCTGCTGATCAGAAGGCAGGGATGTTAAATTCTTACTGTAGCAGCTCTTGGGAGCCTCTTGCCTCACAAAAAGTGCAGTGTTGCAGGGCTTTTACATCCTTCCTTCAGCTGGTGGTTAGGCAAATTAGGCTGTTCTGAATCACTGCCTAAGTGCCCCAGCTCTAGGAAGCTGAAGtggctgtgtttcagttttcactGAATGCTTTGTCAGGGCTCTCTAACTGGGTTCCTTACCTTTGTAGCTCTCTCTCCTTTTAACACATACTAAAAAGCTGTGCAGTTTGAGAAACGGGGTGGATGAACTGTTGTAATGTTCATGGTGTAATTTGGAGATACAGAGTGGatatgggaaaggaaaagagtatGCAGGACTGAGAAATGAGCCTCTAAAAAGTACCTGATTGAGCTTTGAGGTGCAGGTATTGTCAGAATTTGCTTTGGAAAGCCTGACGTGGCTTTTGCCTGCTCAGAAGGGAAAAGACAGGTTGTAATCATCAAGGACAGTGGTGAAGCAGTTTCAGTGGCTGACTGAGAAagcagttttcaaaagcagGTATCTGAAAGGCAACTCAGGCAAGGGAAATCCAGGTAACACTACACTGCAGACACAGAACAGGGGAGGAAAGAGCAGGGGAGTGAGCATAGGGGTGAGGAGGGTTTCTGTGGACTTGTAACGCATAACAAGGGAAACTGGACTGCTGGGATTCACTTCAGTTGCTTAGTACTGGTTGCCAGCGTGTTGGTGCGAAGTCATTAAGAGAAGCAAGAATCACTAAAGGTCAGTCCCTGAAGTTACACAATAGTGCTGATCACATTAGACgtctttctgttgctgcagtgACTCTCTGCAGAGGTTTTACTTGTTAATTGGTAGGTTCATTGCCAGCTAAGGTAGGAAGCCCAGCTAGGAGCAAAAGGTTGCTTTACCCTGTCTGGGCTCCTTGATCTTTATCCTTTGACTTCTAAGACACTGAGAGGATTGCAGggtggggttggtttttttcagtctagGGCTGGGATGTGCTGACCTCATCTGTACCTGTGTGTCTTGGCATTGCAAAGGAATGACCTTGGGCTACTTACTGGGTCTCTTAGACCAAGGCAGATTTGTAAGATCAGTTGTGGGAAGGCTGCAAGCAACAGAGATGTACCCCCAAGCTATCTTTCCTTGCCTGCAGGGCCATAAGCACCCTGCCTAGCTAGTTACGATTACCTCATTCCTTTCCTCAAGCtacttataaataaaaatagtataTACCTTTTCACATGCATATTGCAAATGAACAGTAACCCCCTGCAATTAAGGGATGTAATAAACTTGTGTTAGGAAAAGGTGTGGGCAAAGTCAGTGATGTAACAGCCCTTGTTGCACTATAGCAATCTAATTATGGCACGATACAGGTTTGAGGGGCTTTGCAAGACTAATAATAGTGCTTAACGTGGGGATTAGAAACCTTGCTAATGCTAGAGAGCAAGGTTTGACTTTTTGTTAAAAGCCATAATCTCTACAAACAGCAAATGTTAAGGTTCAAGCATGGAAAAGCTTGTTTTCTCGAGGAGGAGCCTGACATTGAACTCTTGAAAGTCCTCTCAGCCCAGCTGGAATCAGCAGTAGATGTTATCAAGTATCACCTGTAAACTAGGTACCACAAGATGTGGTTCTGTTTCTATCCTACATCTTTATCCTTGCACCATGCTGCTAACAAGGTCTGCTTTTATAGGAGTGTCAATTTGGGATGGAGGAGCTCATGCATCTTTCCCTGCTTCAAGACAAACTAGAATATTTGGGAGTAATGTTCTCTGTTGGTGAGAATAGTATATAGGTACCCATGTTATTAGCTAGATGGCTTACTCCTACCAACTGTGTCAAAACTGGCACTGGGAGGGAAAGCTTATGGTTTTCATGTGAACTGGCTGTCATGCTTACTTACATGTGTCCCTAGTTTAAAGTGTGGTCTTGAGATTCTTTACCATTCACtgatattttgctttcttcagaatGTGTTCAATATGGTTGTGGAAGTACCTCGATGGACAAATGCTAAAATGGAGGTAATTATATTACAGTTCCTAGCTTAAGTGCTTGAGCTGACTAGTGTAATAATCCTTGGCTTTGCTGATTCTCTCCTCCGTACTTCCACCTTGTGAATCTGAGTGGTTTCTAACTTCTCATGTAAATACTTCCTTGATGCTAAAGGTTTAGTATGGAGTCTGAGACTTGCAGAAGTTACAATAACTCAGTAGTCTTCTGTGACTTCCAATTAAAGCGGCATCTTCTGGCTCTCAACCGCATGTGCTTCTGACATTTGTAAGTCTGCTGAAAACTGTATCCCAGGATATGGCAATGCAACAGGAAATGGAGTTATTCAGTATCTGCTGTAGGCTTCAGGGTCAGCTCCTGGTGTCTCGGCTTGTCAGATAGTGGCcagcttcattaaaaaaaaaatataattaaattcTTGGTTTTTCTTAGAGCAGAGTGGAGAGATTTCTGtgacttttctttcagattgCAACAAAGGATCCTTTAAACCCAATTAAGCAAGatgtgaagaaaggaaaacttcGCTACGTAGCTAACGTGTTTCCCCATAAAGGTTATATCTGGAATTATGGTGCTATTCCACAGGTACTATGATTTGTCTCGGTGGCTCATCCTTTCtggctgggaggagggaggatgaCTCTGTGTCTGTGACTACCACTACATTAATGAGCAAAAGGTTGGCTGAGAGTCTGATCTGGAGCACAGCATTTGTAGCTGAATATATAGTCTTGATAATGAAGAGAATTTGTTAAGAAAGCAGGGGTACTTTTAAGTAGAAATCTCAAGAGTTAGGTTTGTAGCTCATGCTGTGAACAAGTTGCTTGAGGGTAAACAACTGTTGCGCCTCTCCTTGGCCACCTGGCAGTTTGGTTGGACAGTAGCTGGCAGGTCCTTGTCTTTGGGTCAAGGAAGGTGTCACTACAAAAGGAACTGAGCATCTGGCAATGCAATGCCCTCAGTTGCTGTCTGGTGAAGCATAAAGAGCTAAAGTTTTAAACTAATGGTACAGAATCTCAGTGTACAGCCCTTAGACTTAATCTTTACAAAAgatttttcttgctgtgaaTTAGCTGATTGTTTTAGGCTTTGGATGTGGGCCACAAAGATCTGAAGACTGTATCTTTCCCATTTCTGCCCCTCTTACTGTTCAGGGTCTAAAACACACAGCTAGACTAATGTATTGACCTGTTGGATGGTAGTGCATGCCCTGTGCTCAGTGTTGGTTCTGAGTGGCAGAAGGGCACTCGAAAGCCCTGAGACTGTGCACAAACATACTTTCTCTGAAACAGCTGGTAAGGTGGGATTGACAGATGGTGACACCTGGATGTATGCTCTTAACTGGCTGGTGACTGTTAGGTAAAGAGGACCTTTGAGCAAGGCTGTTTGCCTCTGATGTTCTCCAAGGTCTGAATTTCCTTTAGAGAAATAAATTCTCAGTGACAGTTCACAGGGTAACACACTGAATTTCGTAGCTGTAGTCTTGATAGCCGTGCATGTCAAGTGTTTCCTCCAAGTGGGTTAAGATGGTGTTTCAAAGTTGAATTGTTTCCTACTTGGATGGATTCTGGAGCCAGTTTTTTTCTGTACAGAGTTACAGCTTTTGAAGCCTTACTCAGTCATGTGTTAGTGATTCAAAGTTGTGTATGCACCAAGGACAAGGGACTGAACTTAACGCTTCCTTGCAGAGAAGTGTGGTGACAATTCTGAAGAGTCCTTCAGCACCACCCAGGTTTCAGTGCATCTTCCTGAGTGCTCTGGATGCATCACAAGGTCTTGACTACTTCAGTTGTGTCCTGGCATGCAGAAATTCGAAAAAAGAATTGCTTCTTTTTATATCTCAATAGCCTTAGAGGTAGATGCTCCTTACAGTGCCAGCAGGCACAGTGTCCTTTTGCTCCTGATCAGAAGTGTGTTTTAAGCAGCTATTATTTTTGGAGGCATAGCTGACATGCCTTCTGGAGTCCTGTCTTTCAGCTTGTACTCGCCTCTTTAGGTGAGATGCACTAGGACACTGGGAAGCCCAGGGTATGGGACTCTACATTCCTGTCACTGCTCTAGTGTAACAACGCGTCTTTAATTgtttaattaaaaggaaataatccACCCTGTCTGTCTTCTGTGTCTGGTGGACTGCTATCTGGAGTTCAGGAAACTTCTGTTAAGACATGAATAGCGAGAGGAATAGGCAGGCAGCCAAATCAATGAATGTTCTTTATAGATGTGAACTTTACCTTTATGTAGCTGTGCAATGGAGGAGGAAGTCTGGAAAGTTGTTGAAAAATGGTTTGTCTGTAGGAGGGAGCAGTTTACTTTGGCAAGATAAGACCTTTTAGTTTGGATTCAAACTGCTCTTTCAGGCACAAGTATAGTATATATGGAATAGTAGCCCAACCACTAGATCTGAAAGCTTGTGTGAAGTGGGCCATCACCTGTATTTTGGAGGCAATTGCATGTCTGAAATAAACCTGCTTTTTATGTCCTCTTGAAACCGGAGAGTTCTTACttgtgtagggttttttttttgtttggttcttttttttcagacttgGGAAGATCCAGGTCACAAAGATGAAAATACTGGCTGCTGTGGAGATAATGATCCGATTGATGTGTGTGAAATTGGAAGCAAGGTAATGTGTTCTAAAGGGTAACTCTCTTTTGAAACATGTCATTAATGTCTCTGAAGTCAATTATCCAGAGACATTATTCAGTTCCTACCTCCTCTACCTTAagaatgtgtttttttatttcccttcactGTCTCTGGAGATTGTTGATGAGGTCTTACAGCACAAGCCGTGTGAGCCAAGGATTATGAACTGCTGATAAGTGATATCTAATTTCCTGGTACCCACTGCTTGCTGAACTCTCATAGCTCACACAGTCTCCTTTTGTGCATTCCTTGGATGCATCAATACAGACAATAAGGTCTTTGTCCTTTCAGGTCTGCTCTCGAGGAGAAGTTATCAAAGTGAAGGTGCTGGGCACTCTGGCACTGATTGATGAGGGTGAGACAGACTGGAAGATAATTGCTATCAATGTTGAAGACCCTGAAGCAGACAGCTATAATGGTAAGCAACAGGAGGGAGGAGCAGGCTTAGTTGAGAGCCTGTAGGAAACTTTCAAATCAGGACGTGGGCTTGATCCTTCTATGCCATGGTATGAATCGGTTGTGATACTGGAAGGACAGCAGAACAGGATGTTGTCAGTCCTATATCAAGACATTTTACTGTTTATCACAAATTGTCCACGTCCTGCACAGCCTGGCATCTTGAAGAAGAGAGTGGTTGTAAAGCCTGTCCTCTGAGTGGAAGGAAAGGGATTATCCAGTTAAGTCTCTAATCAAAGCTGTTGAAATGAGTCCATGGTCCTGGGAGCGGTCAGGATACTGTGAATATGAAACACTAACTTTCTTGTGCAGATATCCACTTTGTGTCTTTACTGTAACCTGTCTGAAATGTTGCAAAGGCTACTTGAGGAGGGGCTGAAAGAGGGGCACCTCAGAAGAGCAGTAAAGTAGCTAGGTAACTTCTGTCACTAGGTCTGGCTAACAAACGTTTTCTCCCTGGCTAGATATCAGTGATGTCAGAAGAATGAAACCTGGATACTTAGAAGCTACAGTGGACTGGTTCAGAAGATACAAAGTACCTGACGGAAAGCCAGAAAACCAGTTTGCTTTTAATGGCGAATTTAAAGACAAGGTAGCATTGCATTTCTTAGTTACTGTGAGCGTGCCAAGGCACCACATCCACGAATGAGTAGTTGCTGAGAGAATGGGTTTCTATGAGGCTACTAATAGTTGGCTTAAttcttcctgctgtttttcCAGCCTACTGTTCAGCTTGTTTTCAGCCTAGTGCTTGCAGGAATACTAGGAGAAAAAGCATAGGGTTATCACCTGCTGCTGTTGGATATTATCAGTGTTTCTTTTAGATGACATTGATGTGAGATCACTTTAAGGGCTGGGAGCCTCTCTGGCAGAACCAGGATGGAAAGCACTAGGTTTATTTGCTCCCGCTTTGGAGCAAGGGTGCTTGACATCACCCTTTGCCTCCCTTGCTCACTGGTTTTGTTCCACTGCAGCCTGGTGCAAGTTGAAGTGCACAGAAGTTAAAATGCCTCTTTCTTCAGGCATAAAATGTTCCCTCACACCCTTTGAGTAAGGCTCTGCTGTGGAAGCATTGTACCTCTGCCTCTTCTCTGGGTTGGGTCAGGTAACTTGTGGTTCCTGAGTGGGTGAAATCCTGCTTCTGCACCCTTCCTCTTGCCGGTCCTGCTGTGCCTTGAGTGTGTTAGCGAGGTGACTCAACTCCCAGAGCTCCAGAGTTGGTGCAGAGAAGGGGAGGGCCTACAAAGCCCCGCCTGGGAAGGAAAGGGTAAGGGAGGCTGAAATGGAAGTCATGTAGGAGTGGGCCTGTCCCCTTAGGCTTTAGCACAGTGGTAGCTTGGGTGGGCTGGGATATCTCACTGCCTCTCTGGATGGGTGGAACCAGAATCAAGGCCAAATTGTAAAATAGGGACAAATAACCTTGTGCATTTATGTAATGTTTTACTTGGCTCTGTATGGTATCAAACCAGGATATTTATTACTGGTGTCGGTGCAAACAAAGGATTTTGTGTGCTTCCTTCTTCAGCTGACAGGTTAATGCTTGAGCATATAGCCCTTTTTCTTCTAAGGGAAAGAGCTGTGATATGCTTGAAAGCAGATTCATTATGAAATAGTTGCAGAGCTAGAGTAGGTGCATGTCTCTTCCTGTTGGTCTGCACAGCAGTTGAATGATTGACCCAGAGTGGAAAAAAGCTCACAGGTATGCTGGGATCAGCTAGCTGCTGGAGGCAAACTGAGAGGGAGGACAGCAGAGTGGAGATGCTTTAATAATATAGCACTGGCCTGAGACTAGAATATCTGTGTTCAGTTTCTTTTGGCCTCAAGCTCACTAGGTGACCTTGGCATATCCTATCTTGAAAGTAAAACAGTTCGTGTTGTAAATCTCTGTTGTTTCAGCTGTTGTATGCTGGGAGGTTGCTGTTGTCCCTGAATGGTGCAGTAATGGAAGAGGCTAAGAGTCCTTTCTAGAGTCAGAAAGTATCTAAAGTCAACTTATAAATAGTGCCCATTGTTCCGTGTAACTGATAGTCTGGAGAAGATGGTCTAATGCTTACCCATAACATGATGTTTGTTCTCATCTTCACCTTTCAGGATTTTGCTGTGAATGTCATTAAAAGTACTCATGAACACTGGAAAGCTTTAATAGCAAAGAAAACTGATGGAGGGGAGATCAACTGGTAGGTTAATGCTTGTGGtactttgcattttcctttcccctaAACAAATAACACCAAAGCTGCCTTTCCTGAGTGGTGCTATGCTTCCTGTTAGCTGCCAGTTGTCTCTGCAGACCTCCCCCTTCAACTTGGCAACTCTAACAGTGATTCTTTATGTTCCATTATTTAGTACTCTTGGGAGAGAGACTTGGCTCTCACATTCTCACAACTGACCTGTCTCTTCTAGCACAAACCTGACGGTGTCCAACAGTCCCTTCTGCTGTAGTCAAGAGTGTGCAAAAGCTACTGTGGATGCAGTAAGTACAGATTTGAGTATCCCAACCCCAATGTTAGTATTGGGCAAAACAGTACTATTTGTTTGGTTAACTGTCCTCTCTGTGTGAATAGTGCATTGTATGCTCAGAACAGCACCTGTCTCTGATTGAATAGGATGTATGTGGAGCAAGCCAGACTTTCCTCCAGAGGCTTCTCTTAGCCCTTAAGTCATCTGGGAGATGGAATCTAAACCAGAGTTTGCGTGAAGGGCTATACTTCAGCTTGGCTGCCAGCTGTTCAGATAGGGTTTAAATATTTGGCCTTCCAAGAGCTTCACAGTACAGGTCATCATTTGACAAAAGGAAGACTAATTCCTGAGAGCCTTGCAGCCAGGGCCTTTGCGTTCTTTGCAATGAAAGGCTTAAAGTTCCCAGTGTAGAACTCATGTCCAGTTTCAGGGCTTAACTGCATCTTCCTACACGTGTGATGTGCTGCTGGTAACTTGAAAGGGGTTAGAGGACGGGGACAGAAGaatcaaaatgcaaatgttGCCTCAGTGTATGGAAATGTGACTGGAAGCCAGAGTCTCTCCATAGCCTTGGCAGGACTCTTGAAGCCATTGCATTGGTTTGAAAAGTGTTTGTATTCTCTGGTGGTATCCAAATTACTTTTAAGTTTTTGAAAGTGCAGCCTCATGGAGGATGTGTCGCCAGCCAGGGCCCATTGCCTCTCTTTGGTTGCTAAGTAGCAGGTGAAAGCTCTTCAGAGAAGGTTTCTGAGAGTCTCTTGTACTTCTGTTCCACCATCACATTGTA from Lathamus discolor isolate bLatDis1 chromosome 3, bLatDis1.hap1, whole genome shotgun sequence encodes the following:
- the PPA1 gene encoding inorganic pyrophosphatase, whose amino-acid sequence is MAGYSVEERAAPHSLEYRLFFKDAAGCYISPFHDIPIYADAGKNVFNMVVEVPRWTNAKMEIATKDPLNPIKQDVKKGKLRYVANVFPHKGYIWNYGAIPQTWEDPGHKDENTGCCGDNDPIDVCEIGSKVCSRGEVIKVKVLGTLALIDEGETDWKIIAINVEDPEADSYNDISDVRRMKPGYLEATVDWFRRYKVPDGKPENQFAFNGEFKDKDFAVNVIKSTHEHWKALIAKKTDGGEINCTNLTVSNSPFCCSQECAKATVDAAPPSKAANPIPPEVDKWFYYQKN